In Entomomonas moraniae, one DNA window encodes the following:
- a CDS encoding efflux RND transporter periplasmic adaptor subunit, with the protein MKKGIKLIFFLLLLFVLVYWCYFAFFSVSYQTFYISEPVRFGNIKRTVNASGEIGAAQLVTVGAQVSGQITKLYVKLGQHVKKGDKIADIDSVPQINALNISKAKLETYKAQLVSKEVSLHVARKKYIRERNLRKYNATSIENFETAEDTLATAQASVSDMKSQIIQTEIEVNNAETDLSYTKIIAPLDGTVVSTPIEAGQTVNSNQTTPTIVKIADLSKMEIKMQISEGDITKIKPDMDVSYYILSEPQVVYHAKLQSIDPGLLSLTKGDYNGTGDTSSAVYYYANLIVPNKNNKFRIGMTTQNTITIASADNVLIVPKVALKEGFDGVYVDVLNTDGLTVTPKKITIGLTDNINAEVLSGLQEGERVVTMMMAPPTMQTNALPE; encoded by the coding sequence GTGAAAAAAGGAATAAAATTAATCTTTTTCCTCTTATTATTGTTTGTACTGGTTTACTGGTGTTATTTTGCTTTTTTTTCTGTAAGTTATCAGACATTCTATATTTCAGAGCCTGTTCGTTTTGGTAATATAAAAAGAACAGTTAATGCCTCTGGTGAGATTGGTGCAGCACAGTTGGTGACGGTGGGTGCTCAAGTCTCTGGTCAAATCACAAAGTTATATGTCAAATTAGGTCAGCATGTCAAAAAAGGCGATAAAATTGCAGACATTGACTCCGTTCCTCAAATAAATGCACTTAATATAAGTAAGGCAAAGTTAGAAACTTATAAGGCGCAGTTGGTTTCAAAAGAAGTGTCTTTGCACGTGGCAAGAAAAAAATATATTAGAGAGAGAAACTTAAGAAAATATAATGCCACATCAATTGAAAACTTTGAAACAGCAGAAGATACTTTAGCGACTGCCCAAGCAAGTGTTTCTGATATGAAGTCGCAGATTATTCAAACAGAAATAGAAGTGAATAATGCTGAAACAGATTTGAGTTACACTAAAATTATTGCACCGCTAGATGGAACAGTTGTTTCGACCCCCATTGAGGCAGGGCAAACAGTTAACTCAAATCAAACAACACCGACGATTGTAAAGATTGCTGATTTATCAAAAATGGAAATAAAAATGCAGATTTCCGAGGGTGATATAACAAAAATAAAGCCCGATATGGATGTCAGTTACTATATCCTATCAGAGCCACAAGTGGTTTATCATGCTAAATTGCAGAGTATTGATCCTGGGCTTTTGTCACTTACTAAGGGTGACTATAATGGAACAGGTGACACAAGTTCGGCTGTTTATTATTACGCAAATTTAATTGTACCCAATAAAAATAACAAATTTCGTATTGGAATGACGACTCAAAATACCATTACCATTGCTAGTGCCGATAATGTTTTAATTGTGCCTAAGGTTGCGTTAAAAGAAGGATTCGATGGTGTTTATGTTGATGTATTAAATACCGATGGTTTAACGGTAACCCCTAAAAAGATAACCATAGGACTAACAGATAATATTAATGCAGAAGTTCTGTCTGGTCTACAAGAGGGGGAGCGTGTTGTGACGATGATGATGGCTCCTCCTACAATGCAAACCAATGCTTTGCCTGAGTAG